The Pollutimonas sp. M17 sequence AGGCCGATATCCAGGATGACGGCATCGAACTCGCCGGCTTCCAGCAGCCCCAGCGCGCCATGGCCGTCGTAGGCCGCGTCCGGCGCGAAGCCCTTGAGTTCAAGATAGCCGTACAGGTTCTGCGCCACGGTGAAGTCGTTCTCCACCAGCAACACCCTGGGTTTCGGCGCGTTCATGGCGGCAGGAACTCAGCGCGTGGCCGCGGCTCGGGCGCGCATCAGGGCACCAGCACCTTGCCGGGATTCATCAGCTGGTGAGGGTCCAGCACCTGCTTGATCCGGCGCATAAGGGCAAGCTCGACCGGATCCTTGTACTTGGGCAGGGCATCGCGCTTGAGCTGGCCCACGCCGTGCTCGGCGCTGATCGAACCGCCGAATCGATGCACGCTATCGTGCACCAGTTCGTAGATGTCGTACTGCATGGCCAGGAGCTGGTCTTCGGTGTAGGCCTGGCCGCGCGCCACGTTGTAGTGCAGGTTGCCGTCGCCCAGATGGCCGAAGATCACATGCTCTATGCCGGGAAAATGCTGCTGCAGGGCGGCGTTGGTGGTTTCCACGAATTCGGCGATCAGCGAAACCGGAATCGACACATCATGCTTGATGCTCTTGCCGAATGCCTTCTCGGCCAGGGGTATGCTTTCGCGCAGGTGCCACAAGGCCTTGCTTTGGCTGATGTTTTCGGCGATGACGGCATCCTGCACCAGACCCGCCTCGATCGTATCGCCGACGATGGCTTCGAAGCGCTCGCGGGCATGCTCCGCGCTTTCGCTGTCGGACAGCTCCAGCAAGGCGTACCAGGGCTTGGCGGCCGATTCGCCCTCGAAGGGAATGCGCTGCTGCGGATAGCACTGGGTGACGCCTTGCAGGCAGTTGCCCGCGATCAGCTCGAACCCCGTCAGGGCCGCGCCGAAACCCTTGCGCGCCGCCGACAGGACGGCCACCGCGTCCTCGACCGAGTCCAGCGCCAGCAGGGCGGTGCACTGGGCCACCGGCACGGGATAAAGCTTAACCGTGGCCGCCGTGATGATGCCCAGGGTGCCCTCGCTGCCTATATACAGATTGCGCAGATCGTAGCCGGTGTTGTCCTT is a genomic window containing:
- a CDS encoding FAD-binding oxidoreductase, coding for MSRLDELVQMLGSQYVLTGGDAEPYVVDWRGRYSGTALAVVKPGSTQEVAEVVRWCVAHKVPMVPQGGNTGLCGGATPDASGAALVISLTRLNAIRAIDTDNDTMVVEAGCILQAVQQAARDADRLFPLSLAAEGSCTLGGNLATNAGGTQVLRYGNARELVLGLEVVTADGDIWHGLRGLRKDNTGYDLRNLYIGSEGTLGIITAATVKLYPVPVAQCTALLALDSVEDAVAVLSAARKGFGAALTGFELIAGNCLQGVTQCYPQQRIPFEGESAAKPWYALLELSDSESAEHARERFEAIVGDTIEAGLVQDAVIAENISQSKALWHLRESIPLAEKAFGKSIKHDVSIPVSLIAEFVETTNAALQQHFPGIEHVIFGHLGDGNLHYNVARGQAYTEDQLLAMQYDIYELVHDSVHRFGGSISAEHGVGQLKRDALPKYKDPVELALMRRIKQVLDPHQLMNPGKVLVP